Proteins encoded in a region of the Lathamus discolor isolate bLatDis1 chromosome Z, bLatDis1.hap1, whole genome shotgun sequence genome:
- the LOC136005026 gene encoding uncharacterized protein LOC136005026, which produces MAMELEDCCPICLGCWEDVSYVMPCLHQFCYQCILRWAETKPECPLCKGRIQSLLHTVEADDNYREHVITSPLIPPVIIHQAEMPGHPASHDFHHTGASHPQAAEGVPRDPVGRLQPEEWINLFQDHPTLLETVLSWAEHRLQRIFRNRWLEAAIVENTIMVLLTNYGMNEELLVQMLGVYLHTRTEAFVQQLIRVAVRRCGREARHLLGQQESLLALAQGPPAAQQDPPGMSFPATPQLPVPSPLQQEAPQQQPGEAVPGPSTPSRGRECSTRRPRQVPRTRGSNSEAFTTNKRPPPRL; this is translated from the coding sequence ATGGCCATGGAGCTGGAGGACTGCTGTCCCATCTGCCTGGGCTGCTGGGAAGATGTCAGCTATGTGATGCCATGCCTCCACCAGTTTTGTTACCAGTGCATCCTGCGTTGGGCTGAGACCAAGCCGGAGTGCCCTCTCTGCAAGGGGAGGATCCAGTCCCTCTTGCACACAGTGGAGGCAGACGATAACTACAGGGAGCATGTCATCACATCACCTCTGATACCACCAGTCATTATTCACCAGGCGGAAATGCCCGGACACCCAGCCTCCCATGACTTCCATCACACTGGAGCATCCCAtccacaggctgcagaaggGGTGCCCAGGGATCCTGTGGGCCGCCTCCAGCCTGAGGAATGGATAAATCTTTTTCAGGACCACCCGACCCTCCTTGAGACTGTGCTGTCCTGGGCTGAACATAGGCTGCAGCGGATCTTTCGAAACAGGTGGTTGGAGGCAGCCATAGTGGAGAACACCATCATGGTCCTCCTGACCAACTACGGCATGAATGAAGAGCTGCTGGTCCAGATGCTTGGGGTCTATCTCCACACCCGCACAGAGGCATTTGTGCAACAGCTTATCCGCGTTGCTGTGCGGCGGTGTGGCAGGGAGGCCCGCCATCTGCTAGGCCAGCAGGAAAGTCTCCTGGCCCTGGCCCAGGGACCTCCAGCAGCCCAGCAAGATCCACCAGGGATGAGCTTCCCAGCCACCCCTCAGCTCCCAGTGCCATCACCACTGCAGCAAGAAgcgccccagcagcagccaggggaGGCTGTGCCCGGGCCCTCCACTCCCAGCCGGGGCAGGGAGTGCTCCACCAGGAGGCCAAGGCAAGTCCCGAGGACGAGGGGCAGCAACTCTGAGGCCTTTACAACCAACAAGAGGCCACCACCACGTCTGTGA